In a single window of the Bradyrhizobium sp. ORS 285 genome:
- a CDS encoding L,D-transpeptidase, which produces MKRCFALGIAAVASLVSVGTARAEMFDTRDIFGGGPNFYQSSVSPIPRETVMFQSQYAPGTIVVNTSERRLYLVLQNGQALRYGIGVGRDGFRWSGVHRITAKKEWPAWTPPSQMLRRRPDLPRHMAGGIENPLGARAMYLGSTLYRIHGSNEPETIGQAVSSGCFRMTNDDVADLYDRVSVGTTVIVKN; this is translated from the coding sequence ATGAAGCGCTGTTTTGCTTTGGGAATTGCTGCGGTCGCGTCACTGGTCAGCGTCGGGACGGCGCGGGCTGAAATGTTCGACACCCGGGACATCTTCGGCGGCGGGCCGAACTTCTATCAGAGCAGCGTCAGCCCGATCCCGCGCGAGACGGTGATGTTCCAGAGCCAGTATGCGCCGGGCACGATCGTGGTGAACACGTCGGAACGCCGGCTCTATCTGGTGCTGCAGAACGGCCAGGCGCTGCGCTACGGCATCGGCGTCGGCCGCGACGGGTTCCGCTGGAGCGGCGTGCACCGCATCACCGCCAAGAAGGAATGGCCGGCCTGGACGCCGCCGTCGCAGATGCTCCGCCGCCGCCCTGACCTGCCGCGCCACATGGCCGGCGGCATCGAGAACCCGCTCGGCGCGCGCGCGATGTATCTCGGCTCCACGCTGTACCGCATCCACGGCTCCAACGAGCCGGAGACGATCGGCCAGGCGGTGTCGTCGGGCTGTTTCCGCATGACCAATGACGACGTCGCCGATCTTTACGACCGCGTCTCGGTCGGCACCACCGTGATCGTCAAGAACTGA
- a CDS encoding acetolactate synthase large subunit, whose product MNGAESLVRTLVAGGVDVCFTNPGTSEMHFVAALDRVEGMRCVLGLFEGVVTGAADGYFRMKGTPASTLLHLGPGLANGLANLHNAKKARSGIVNIVGQHATYHIGFNAPLTSDIEGLARPMSDWVRTSPSAKAVAADGAAAIAAAKSAPPQIATLILPADTAWNEADGIAQVPTDAQRPSYSDDAVEKAAKILHAHGPETLVLMTAGALTEQALTFAQQIAGKTGCRVMGQTYHPRMARGAGRFSIDRIPYVIEQALPILKNYKHIVLVEANDPVAFFAYPNKPSMLKAEGTEVHRMTAWGENSAAALEALAGHLGAKATDVKPQALAELIKPTGALNHTTIAQAIAYAIPENAIVVDESITTGRGFFPPTAAAKPHDWLQNMGGSIGFSTPVATGAAVACPDRKVMCLVGDGSAMYTIQSLWTQARENLNVVTVVFANRIYQILRGEFDGVGAGEPGQRAQDMLKIDRPTLDFVAMAKGMGVPARAVTSADEFNVALAEANAEYGPRLIEVQM is encoded by the coding sequence ATGAACGGTGCGGAGAGCCTGGTACGGACCTTGGTCGCAGGGGGCGTTGACGTCTGCTTTACCAATCCGGGCACTTCCGAGATGCATTTCGTCGCCGCGCTCGACCGGGTCGAGGGCATGCGCTGCGTGCTCGGCCTGTTCGAGGGCGTGGTGACCGGCGCCGCTGACGGCTATTTCCGCATGAAGGGCACGCCGGCCTCGACGCTTCTCCATCTCGGCCCCGGCCTCGCCAATGGCCTCGCCAACCTGCACAATGCCAAGAAGGCGCGCTCGGGCATCGTCAACATCGTCGGCCAGCACGCCACCTACCATATCGGCTTCAACGCGCCGCTGACCTCCGACATCGAGGGCCTCGCCCGGCCGATGTCCGACTGGGTGCGGACCTCGCCGAGCGCCAAGGCGGTGGCCGCCGACGGCGCCGCCGCGATCGCCGCCGCCAAGAGCGCGCCGCCGCAGATCGCCACGCTCATTCTGCCCGCCGACACCGCCTGGAACGAGGCCGACGGCATCGCCCAGGTTCCGACCGACGCGCAGCGCCCGAGCTACTCGGACGATGCGGTCGAGAAGGCGGCGAAGATCCTGCATGCCCACGGCCCGGAGACGCTGGTGCTGATGACCGCCGGCGCGCTGACCGAGCAGGCGCTGACCTTCGCCCAGCAGATCGCCGGCAAGACCGGCTGCCGCGTGATGGGCCAGACCTACCATCCGCGCATGGCGCGCGGCGCAGGCCGGTTCTCGATCGACCGCATTCCCTACGTCATCGAGCAGGCGCTGCCGATCCTGAAGAACTACAAGCATATCGTCCTGGTCGAGGCCAACGACCCCGTCGCCTTCTTCGCCTATCCGAACAAGCCGAGCATGCTGAAGGCCGAGGGTACCGAGGTGCACCGCATGACCGCCTGGGGCGAGAACTCCGCCGCCGCGCTGGAGGCGCTGGCCGGCCATCTCGGCGCCAAGGCAACGGATGTGAAGCCGCAGGCGCTCGCCGAGCTGATCAAGCCGACCGGCGCGCTCAACCACACCACGATCGCCCAGGCGATCGCCTATGCGATCCCCGAGAATGCCATCGTGGTCGACGAATCCATCACCACCGGCCGCGGCTTCTTCCCGCCGACGGCCGCCGCCAAGCCCCATGACTGGCTGCAGAACATGGGCGGCTCGATCGGCTTCTCGACTCCCGTGGCGACCGGCGCCGCGGTGGCCTGCCCGGATCGCAAGGTCATGTGCCTCGTCGGGGACGGCAGCGCGATGTACACGATCCAGTCGCTATGGACCCAGGCGCGCGAGAACCTCAACGTCGTCACCGTGGTGTTCGCCAACAGGATCTACCAGATCCTGCGCGGCGAGTTCGACGGCGTCGGTGCCGGAGAGCCCGGCCAGCGTGCCCAGGATATGCTCAAGATCGACCGCCCGACGCTCGACTTCGTCGCCATGGCCAAGGGCATGGGCGTGCCGGCCCGCGCCGTCACCTCTGCCGACGAGTTCAACGTCGCGCTGGCCGAGGCCAATGCCGAATACGGCCCGCGCCTGATCGAAGTGCAGATGTAA
- the dinB gene encoding DNA polymerase IV, giving the protein MPSSGPDPDAAPTVIRKIIHIDMDAFYASVEQRDNAELRGRPVAVGGSRERGVVAAASYEARKFGVRSAMPSVTAKRLCPDLIFVKPRFEVYKAISQQIRAIFAEHTPIIEPLSLDEAYLDVTDNLQGIPLARDIALQIRARIRAETDLNASAGISYNKFLAKLASDHRKPNGQYVISPEMGAAFVESLPVGKFHGIGPATAAKFNALGIHTGLDIRRQTLPFLQQHFGKAGNYYYWISRGIDHRPVRANRIRKSIGAENTFATDLTEFAPMAAELQPLIDKVWRHCETTGNRGRTITLKVKFADFDIITRSRSVAAAVGSRAELERLSLALLQAEMPLPKPVRLLGVSLSSLQEAEAGVETQLAMLI; this is encoded by the coding sequence ATGCCAAGCTCCGGTCCGGATCCGGATGCCGCGCCGACGGTCATCCGCAAGATCATCCACATCGACATGGATGCATTCTATGCGTCCGTCGAGCAGCGGGACAATGCCGAGCTGCGCGGCAGGCCGGTGGCCGTCGGCGGCTCGCGCGAGCGCGGCGTGGTGGCGGCCGCGAGCTATGAGGCCCGCAAGTTCGGCGTGCGCTCGGCGATGCCGTCGGTGACCGCCAAGCGCCTGTGCCCGGACCTGATCTTCGTCAAGCCGCGCTTCGAGGTCTACAAGGCGATCAGCCAGCAGATCCGCGCGATCTTCGCCGAGCACACGCCGATCATTGAGCCGCTGTCCCTCGACGAGGCCTATCTCGACGTCACCGACAATCTGCAGGGCATTCCGCTGGCGCGCGACATCGCGTTGCAGATCCGCGCCAGGATCAGGGCAGAGACCGACCTCAATGCCTCGGCCGGCATCTCCTACAACAAGTTTCTCGCGAAGCTGGCCTCCGATCACCGCAAGCCGAACGGCCAGTACGTGATCTCGCCGGAGATGGGCGCGGCCTTCGTGGAGAGCCTGCCGGTCGGCAAGTTTCACGGCATCGGCCCGGCGACCGCCGCCAAGTTCAATGCGCTCGGAATTCACACCGGTCTCGACATCCGCCGTCAGACCCTGCCCTTCCTGCAGCAGCATTTCGGCAAGGCCGGCAACTATTACTACTGGATCTCGCGCGGGATCGATCATCGCCCAGTCCGCGCCAATCGCATCCGCAAATCCATCGGCGCGGAAAACACCTTTGCGACGGACCTGACCGAGTTCGCGCCGATGGCGGCCGAGCTGCAGCCGCTGATCGACAAGGTCTGGCGCCACTGCGAAACGACCGGCAACAGGGGCCGGACGATCACGCTGAAGGTCAAGTTCGCCGATTTCGACATCATCACGCGCAGCAGGTCGGTTGCAGCGGCGGTCGGCAGCCGTGCCGAGCTGGAGCGCTTATCCTTGGCGCTGCTTCAGGCCGAGATGCCGCTGCCCAAGCCGGTGCGGCTGCTCGGGGTCTCACTGTCATCGCTGCAGGAGGCCGAGGCTGGTGTTGAGACGCAGCTCGCGATGCTGATCTGA
- a CDS encoding MBL fold metallo-hydrolase produces the protein MFELIFLGTSASVPSQDRNHPGLLVQAGGQRILVDCGEGIQRQLLTSGAGFRRLDRILLTHGHLDHILGIPGLFSTLRLRRSADIMSVHGSPGTLDVVIRMLAGLWGEGRAPIPLQLVPLTPGQVLDAGAFEINCFPVRHRDTDSFGFAFISKARRHLLPERLAELAVPDGAIRKTLADGGAVTLDDGRIITPEDVLGPASGGKKLVIVGDTETTDGLQEHVRSADVLVIEATFLQRDAATARDYGHLTAAEAATLAASGHVGELVLNHISGRYTDEEILDEARAIFPDTRIASDFDRVTV, from the coding sequence ATGTTCGAGCTGATCTTCCTCGGAACCTCCGCGAGCGTTCCGTCGCAGGACCGCAACCATCCGGGACTTCTGGTCCAGGCCGGCGGACAGCGGATCCTGGTCGATTGCGGCGAGGGCATTCAGCGCCAGTTGCTGACGAGCGGGGCCGGCTTTCGGCGGCTCGACCGCATCCTGCTCACCCACGGGCATCTCGACCACATCCTCGGCATTCCCGGACTGTTCTCGACCCTGCGGCTGCGCCGGAGCGCTGACATCATGAGCGTCCATGGCAGCCCGGGCACGCTCGATGTCGTCATCCGCATGCTCGCAGGATTGTGGGGCGAGGGCCGGGCGCCGATCCCGCTGCAGCTCGTTCCGCTCACGCCCGGGCAGGTCCTCGACGCCGGCGCGTTCGAGATCAACTGCTTCCCGGTCCGGCACCGCGACACCGACAGCTTCGGCTTCGCATTCATCAGCAAAGCGCGCCGTCATCTGCTGCCAGAGCGTCTCGCAGAACTCGCGGTGCCGGATGGTGCGATCCGAAAGACATTGGCGGATGGCGGAGCCGTCACGCTCGATGACGGCCGCATCATCACGCCCGAGGACGTCCTCGGGCCTGCGAGCGGAGGCAAGAAGCTCGTGATCGTCGGAGATACGGAGACCACCGACGGTTTGCAGGAGCATGTCCGTAGTGCAGACGTGCTGGTGATCGAAGCGACCTTCCTCCAACGCGATGCCGCGACCGCGCGCGACTACGGCCACCTGACGGCCGCGGAGGCGGCCACGCTTGCGGCCTCGGGCCATGTCGGTGAGCTCGTCCTGAACCACATCTCCGGCCGCTACACCGACGAGGAGATCCTGGACGAGGCGAGGGCGATCTTTCCGGACACGCGCATCGCGTCAGACTTCGATCGAGTGACGGTGTAG